The genomic DNA TGGTAGGCGCCCGAGGTAGACACCGTGGCGTCGCGCACCTCGAGCAGGCCTGCCAGCTTCCCGGGGTCGTCCGGGTCGGCGACGCCCACCTTCCAGGGCGAGCCGTCGGGCTTGGAGCCGAGGGCCGTCACGTTGCCGCCGAGGTCGAACAGCGCCGAGGTTATGTCGCGCTCGCGCAGCAGGGCGCGCAGCTCGTCGGCTGCGAAGCCCTTCGCCACGCCGCCCACGTCGATCTGCGCGCCGCCTTCCAGCGTGACGGTGCCGGCGGTTTCGTCCACCTGCACGGCGGCGTATCCCACCCGCGGCAGCAGCGCGGCCAGCTCGTCGGTGGAGGGTACCCGATGGTCGCCGGTCGTGAAGCCCCAGGCGCTCGTCAGCGGGTACACCGTGGGGTCGAAGGCGCCGCCCGTCTGGCTCGCCGCGTCGAGCGACGCGGCGACGAGCGCGGCCGTCGCCGGCGAGACGGCCGTCGGCGCGCCGCCTGCGGCATTCGCCCGGGCTATCTCGCTGGCCGCGTTCTCGGGGGCCAGCAGCTCGTCCAGCTCGAGGACGCGCTGTCGGCAGGCGTTTGCCGCGTCGTCAGCGACGGCTTGGCTGGCGGCGTGCACGGTGAGGGTCATGCCGGTGTCCATAGCCGTGAAGGAGCTGGTGGCCGTTGTGGTCGGGACGTCCGCCCCGTCGGGCTCGCCGCCCGCGCATCCGACGGGGCCGACGGCCAGCGCAGCGCCCAGCGCGCATGCGAGCAGCGCAGCAAACGCTCGTCCGGTCCAAGAACGACGGGACGAGCGGGTGGTTCGGTTCTGTCGCGCGAAACGCTTCACCATGGCATCACTGGAACACCAGTTTGCTGATGGCATGGGTCGGGCACACTTCGATGCACGTTCCGCAGCCGATGCACGTGTCCGTGTCGATGCGCGCGAGGTTGTTCTCCACGGTGATCGACTGGGTGGGGCAGGTTTTCGCGCACTTCTGGCAGCCGATGCAGCCCACGCTGCACACCTTGCGCGTTTTGGCGCCCGCCATGGTGTTCTTGCACGTCACCACGGAGGCGGTTGGCGACGAGGCCTGGTCGACCATCGAGATGATGCCGCGCGGGCATATCTTCGCGCACGTGCCGCAGCCGGTGCAGGCTGCCGTGTCGATGCGCGCCACGCCGTTCTCCACGACTATGGCGTCGAACGGGCACGCTTCGGCGCAGTCGCCGTAGCCGAGGCAGCCGAACGGGCACGACAAGCTGCTGTACGACAGCGTGCTGAACACGCGGCAGCTGGGAACGCCCTTGAACACGAGCTGCGGGTCGATATGGTCGAGCGAGCCTTGGCAGGCCACGAACGCTTCGCGCTGCACCACGCCCGTGGACTCCACGCCCAGGTACGCGGCCAGCGCCTGCGCGACGCGGTCGCCGCCGGTGGTACAGGCGTTGGGCGGCGCGCCGTTCATCATGGCCTTCGCGTACTGCTCGCAACCGGGGTGGCCGCAGGCGCCGCAGTTGACGCCCGGCAGGATGCTCATGAGGTAGGTGAGGCGCTCGTCCTCGCCGATGGCCAGCTTGCGCGAGACGATCAGCAGCAGCACCGACCCTACGAGGCCGACGGCGGCCATGAGCGCAACGGTCCAAACGACAGTGTCCATTCGTCCCCCTTCCTACAGCACGCCGAACAGGTTGTCCGCCACGCCCGCGAAGCACATGAAGCTCAAGGACACCAGCGCCGCGGAGATCAGCGTGATGGGCATGCCCTTGAACGCCTTGGGCGGCTCGGCCTCGTCCACGCGCCGGCGCACGCCGCTGAACAGCACCATCGCCAGCAGGAAGCCCAGGCCTGCGCCCAGCGCGGCCACGAGCGCTTCCGGATAGTTGTAGCCTTCGTCCACGGCGAGGATGG from Eggerthella lenta DSM 2243 includes the following:
- a CDS encoding FAD:protein FMN transferase produces the protein MPSANWCSSDAMVKRFARQNRTTRSSRRSWTGRAFAALLACALGAALAVGPVGCAGGEPDGADVPTTTATSSFTAMDTGMTLTVHAASQAVADDAANACRQRVLELDELLAPENAASEIARANAAGGAPTAVSPATAALVAASLDAASQTGGAFDPTVYPLTSAWGFTTGDHRVPSTDELAALLPRVGYAAVQVDETAGTVTLEGGAQIDVGGVAKGFAADELRALLRERDITSALFDLGGNVTALGSKPDGSPWKVGVADPDDPGKLAGLLEVRDATVSTSGAYQRYFEGKDGTRYHHLLDPSTGYPAASDLASASVVGADGAQCDALSTACFVLGLDGALDLWRAAAADGDAAFDLVLIASDGRTFVTDSIADAYTPAAGTNAQVVRS
- a CDS encoding RnfABCDGE type electron transport complex subunit B, whose amino-acid sequence is MDTVVWTVALMAAVGLVGSVLLLIVSRKLAIGEDERLTYLMSILPGVNCGACGHPGCEQYAKAMMNGAPPNACTTGGDRVAQALAAYLGVESTGVVQREAFVACQGSLDHIDPQLVFKGVPSCRVFSTLSYSSLSCPFGCLGYGDCAEACPFDAIVVENGVARIDTAACTGCGTCAKICPRGIISMVDQASSPTASVVTCKNTMAGAKTRKVCSVGCIGCQKCAKTCPTQSITVENNLARIDTDTCIGCGTCIEVCPTHAISKLVFQ